The segment AGCACGAGCGGGACTCCCGACGCGGCCGCCTGCCGGAAGCGCTCCGTCGTCACGCCGTCGAGGGTGTCCGGGTCGATGCCGGAGCCGAGGAGATACGCCTGCACGCGCCCCGGGCTGGTCACGGCCTCCGGACGTCGCTGCAGGACGAACGACGCCGCCCGCTCCGGCCCGAGGTAGCGGAGCATGCCGACGCCCGTGTGGAGGGCCGCCTCGACGCCGAGCACGGCGGCTCCCGGGTACTGGTCGGAGCCGGTGACGACCCCCAGCACGCCGCGGGAGTACTTGTCGTCGTCGTCCCGCGGGACGGCGATCCACGCCGCCGCGTCGCGGGGCGTCCAGGCGGCGTAGTCGGTCATGCCCTCACGATAGGCCCGCCGACGCGGGGCGCACCTCGGAATGATCTCGGGAGCCGGGTGTTGGGTCGAGAGGTCCCATGCCCGATCCCTCGACAGGAAGGCGGTTCACCTCCTCGTGACCTCGCAGCTCTTCTCCCCCATCACCCTCCGCGGAGTGACGTTCCGCAACCGGCTCTGGGTGCCGGCCATGTGCCAGTACTCCGCCGAGAAGCGCGACGGCGTGCCCACCGCGTGGCACCTCGTCCACCTCGGTTCCTTCGCCCGCGGGGGCGCCGGCGCCATCGTCACCGAGGCCGCGGCCGTCGTGCCGGAGGGCCGCATCTCCCCCCAGGACCTCGGCATCTGGAACGACGCCCAGCGCGACGCGTTCCGCCCCATCGTCGACTTCGTCCACTCGCAGGGCGCGAAGATCGGCGTCCAGCTCGCCCACGCGGGCCGCAAGGCGTCGACCCCGCGCACCTGGGAGGAGCAGGTCGGCACCCTCGACGAGGCCCACCACGGCTGGCCGACCGTGGGCCCCTCCGCCGTCGCCTTCGACGGCTACGACGTCCCGCGCGCCCTCTCGGCCGACGAGGTCCGCGCCGTCATCGACGCCTTCGTCGCAGCGGCCGTCCGCTCGCGCGACGCCGGCTTCGACTTCGTCGAGTTGCACGCCGCCCACGGGTACCTCCTGCACCAGTTCCTGTCGCCGCTCAGCAACGAGCGCACCGACGAGTACGGCGGCTCCCTCGAGAACCGCGCCCGGCCCGTCCTCGAGATCGTGAAGGGCATCCGCGCCACGCTCGGCGAGGACTTCCCGATCCTCGTCCGCTTCTCCGCCACCGACTGGCTCGAGGGCGCCTGGGACGAGCACGACACCGCCCGGGTCGCGAGCTGGGCGAAGGAGGCCGGTGCCGACCTCTTCGACATCTCCTCCGGGGGCAACGCCGCGGCGAAGATCCCCGTCGGCCTCGGCTACCAGGTGCCGCTCGCCGAGTCCGTCCGTCGCGAGGGCGACGTCGAGACCGGGGCCGTCGGCCTCATCGTCGGCGCCCAGCAGGCCGAGGAGATCGTCTCGTCCGGTCGGTCGGACGTCGTGTTCGTCGGCCGCGAGTTCCTCCGCGACCCGCACTTCGCCCTCCGTGCGGCGTTCGAGCTGGGCGTCGAGCTCGACTACTTCCCGCAGCAGTACCACCGGGCGCCGTTCCACGCCTGACGACCGTCGGCCGGGCGGCGGCGACGCCGGACGGTGAGACGCAGGATGCCCGGGGCGAGGTCGGCCCCGGGCATCCTGCGCGTCGTCACGGTGCCAGCGTCGTCACGGTGTCAGCGTCGTCACGGTGTCAGCGTCGTCACGGCCGCCGGGTCGTGGCGTCCTGCACCTCGCCGACGAGCTCCTCGATGATGTCCTCCAGGAAGAGCACGCCTCGCGTGGTGCCGTCCGCGTCGAACGAGCGGGCCACGTGGATCCCGGCCCGTCGCATGGTGGCGAGGGCGTCCTCCAGCTCGGTGCCCTCGTAGATCGAGATGAGCTGGCGGATCCGCTTCGGCGGCACCGGGTCGAAGAACTCGTCCGCGTCGATGTCGAGGACGTCCTTCAGGTGGAGGTACCCCGTCGGTTCGCCCCGGTCGTCGACGAGGACGTACCGGGAGAAGCCGCGCTGGGCGACCGCCCGTTCGACCTCCGCCGGCGTCGCGGCCTCCGACAGCGTCACGAGACCGTCCATCGTCACGGCGATGTCGAGCACGCGCTTCTCGGTGAACTCGAACGCCGCTCGGAGGGTGCCCGTCGTGTCCATCAGAACGCCCTCGCGCTGGGACTGCGCCACGATCGTCTGCACCTCCTCGACCGTGAAGGCGCTCGTCGCCTCCGACTTCGGCTCCACCCGGAAGGCCTTGAGCACGAGGTTGGTCAGCCAGTTGAGCGTGACGATGACGACGCGGAACACGCGAGCGACGAACACCAGGGGCGGGGCCAGCAGCAGCGCCGCCCGATCCGGCACCGAGAACGAGAGGTTCTTCGGCACCATCTCGCCGAACACGACGTGGAGGAACGACACCAGCAGCAGCGTGATGACGAAACCGACCGTGTCGATCACCTCGGTGGTCCAGCCCGTGAGGCCCAGGGGGCCCGCGAGGAGATGGTGGATCGAGGGTTCGGAGACGTTCAGGATCAGCAGCGAGCAGACCGTGATGCCGAGCTGGCTCGTCGCCAGCATGAGCGTCGCGTGCTCCATCGCGTAGAGGGTCGTCTTGGCGGCGCGGTTGCCCGCCTCCGCCTTCGGCTCGATCGACGACCGTCGGGCCGAGATGACGGCGAACTCCGCGCCGACGAAGAAGGCGTTGCCGATCAGGAGCACGACCAGCCAGACGATTCCCCACCAGTCGCTCATCGGCCCGCCTCCTGCGTGGTCGGGACCGCAGGAGCCTCGGCCCGCGTCTCGTCGACGGTCGGCGTGTACCGGATCCGGTCGATCCTCCGGCCCTCCAGCCGCTCGACGCGGAACGCTCCCTCGGCGGCCTCGACGACGTCGCCGATCCGCGGGAGGTGGCCCAGCTCGCTCATGAGCCAGCCGCCCACCGTCTCGTAGGGGCCCTCGTCGGGAACCCGGACCCCGGCGCGCTCGAGGAGCTCGTCGGGGCGCAGGAGGCCGGGGAAGGTCAGCCAGTCTCGGGAGCGCACCACGTCGACGCGGCTCCGGTCGTGCTCGTCGGACACCTCGCCCACGAGCTCCTCGATGAGGTCTTCGAGGGTGACGACTCCGGCGGTCCCGCCGTACTCGTCGACGACGACGGCCATCTGGTAGCCCTTGCCGCGCACCTCGCTCAGGAGGTTGTCGAGCTTCATCGTCTCCGGCACCCGGATCGCCTCCGTCTGGAGGGCCGACACCGGGACGTCTCTCCGCTTCTCGCGCGGCACCGAGACGGCCTGCTTGACGTGGACGAGGCCCACGATGTCGTCGATGTCGTCGTCGGTCACGGGGAAGCGCGAGTAGCCCGTGCGGCGGGCGCGCTCGAGCACCGTCTCCGCGGAGTCGGTGCGCGAGACGCTCGTGACGCGCGGACGCGGGGTCATCACGTCGGACGCCGTGTGGTCGCTGAACACGAGCGTGCGCGCGAGGAGCGTCGCCGTGTCGAGGTCGAGGCTGCCCTCGAACGCCGAGCGGCGGACGAGGCTCGAGAGCTCCTCCGCCGTGCGGGCGCCGGAGAGCTCCTCCTTCGGCTCGATGCCGATGGAACGGAGCACGACGTTCGCCGTGCCGTTGAGGAGGGCGACGGCCGGGCGGAAGACCCGCGTGAACCCGACCTGGAAGGGCATGACGAGCTTCGCGGTCGCCAGCGGGAGCGCCAGCGCGAAGTTCTTGGGGACGAGTTCGCCGATGATCATCGACAGGAGCGTCGCGAAGACGATCGACACGATCGGTGCGACGACGTCGACGACCACGAGCGAGACGCCGGCCGAGCGGAAGGGATCCTCGATCAGGGTCGAGATCGCCGGCTCCATCGTGTACCCGGTGAGAAGCGTGGTGAGCGTGATCCCCAGCTGCGCGCTCGAGAGGTGGGTCGACGTGACCTTGAGGGCGCCGATGGTGGTGCCGAGGCGCTTCTCACCCCGGTTCTGGCGCGCCTCCAGGTCGGCGCGATCGAGGTTGACGAGCGAGAACTCGCTGGCCACGAAGAGGCCCGTCCCGATGGTCAGGACGAGGCCGAGACCGAGCAGGATCCATTCGTTCACGACGAGGCCTCCCGCTCGGCGGGCCTATGGTGCGAGGGTCCGTCGAGGGCGGAGGAGCCGTCCTCGGACGAGTCGAGGGGCGTCGTGGTCGGCGACGCCGCGGTGTGTTGACAAGAGGGCTCTGACGTACGAGACGGAGGGTCATCCATAATCCGTCGATCTTAGCCGACCCTAACCGGGTCGACCCCGGGCATCCTGCGCCTCTCAGCGACCACGCAGGAGGAGTCGTCACCAGGAGACGGGGAGCGCTTTGCCCTCCTCGTAGCCCGCCGCGGACTGGATGCCCACGAGCGCGCGCTCGGCGAACTCCTCGCGGGTCCGTGCCCCGGCGTAGGTGAAGGAGCTGCGGACGCCGGAGGTGATCATGTCGAGGAGATCCTCGACCGAGGGCCGCTGGGGATCGAGGTAGATGCGCGACGACGAGATGCCCTCCGCGAACAGCGTCTTGCGGGCCAGCTCGTAGGGGTCGAGGCGTTCGAAGCGGCTCTGCACCGCCTTCGTCGAGGCCATGCCCCAGCTCTCCTTGAACACCCTTCCGGACTCGTCCGCGTCCAGCTCCCCCGGCGCCTCGATGGTGCCCGCGAACCACGAGCCGATCATGACCGAGGCGGCCCCCGCCGCCAGGGCGAGGGCGACGTCGCGCGGGTAGCGGACCCCTCCGTCGGCCCAGACGTGGGCGCCGAGGGCACGGGCCGTCTCGCTGGCCTCGAGCACGGCGGAGAATTGCGGGCGTCCGACGGCGGTCATCATGCGCGTGGTGCACATGGCGCCGGGGCCGACGCCGACCTTCACGATGTCGGCGCCCGCGCTCACGAGGTGACGGACGGACTCGGCCGTCACGACGTTGCCGGCCACGATCGGCAGGCCCAGCCCGAGCGCCGCCACCTCCGCGATGGCGCGGAGCATCGACTCCTGGTGCCCGTGCGCGGTGTCGAGGACGAGCACGTCGACCCCCGCCGCCGCGAGCGCCCTGGCCTTGACCGCGACGTCGCCGTTGATCCCGACGGCGGCGGCCACCCGCAGCCTCCCTCCGGCGTCGACGGCGGGCCGGTAGAGGGTCGAGCGGAGGGCGCTCTTCCTGCTGAGCGTGCCGATCACGTGTCCGTTGTGGAGGACGGGCGCGAAGTCGATGTCCGCGGCCACGAGGAGGTCGAAGGCCGCGCGCGGACCGTCGATGTCGTCGGCGTCGATCGAGGTGAGCGCGCCGTGGACGAGGTCGCCGAGCAGCGCGTCGCGCGGGGCCGTGGCGAGTCGCGAGGCCGCGATGCACCCCGCGTAGGAGCCGTCGGAGTCGTGCAGCACTATGCCCTGGCCGTCGACCGGCGGGAGCTTCGCGAGCGCGTCGGCGACGGTGTCGTGCGGCGCCATCGCGTAGGGCGTGTCGAAGCCGACCGGCTGCGCCTTCACCCAGCGGATCGCGCCGTCGAGATCCTGCAGGTGCATGTCCTGGGGAAGCACCCCGAGGCCGCCGCGACGAGCGAGGGTGGCGGCGAGACGCGGGCCCGTGACGGAGTTCATGTTGGCCGAGACGAGCGGGATCGTCGCGCCCGTCCCGTCGTTGGGCGCGAGCGACACGTCGAGCCGGCTCGCCACGGAGGATCGGCTCGGGACGAGGAAGACGTCGGAGTAGGTCAGGTCGTGCGTCGGGGTCGTCTCGTAGTACCTCATGCGGATCAACCTATTCCTTCGCGACGCCGGGAACGAGGGGGACGAATCCGTGCCGCGCCTGTGGATGGCCGCTACCCGCGCCAGACGAAGCGATTAGTCTTGACACCTGGCGAGCAGCGGACGGCTCGCCTCTGATCAACAATCAACGGAGAGTGGGCGATCGGCTGTGTCAA is part of the Frondihabitans sp. 762G35 genome and harbors:
- a CDS encoding NADH:flavin oxidoreductase/NADH oxidase, with product MTSQLFSPITLRGVTFRNRLWVPAMCQYSAEKRDGVPTAWHLVHLGSFARGGAGAIVTEAAAVVPEGRISPQDLGIWNDAQRDAFRPIVDFVHSQGAKIGVQLAHAGRKASTPRTWEEQVGTLDEAHHGWPTVGPSAVAFDGYDVPRALSADEVRAVIDAFVAAAVRSRDAGFDFVELHAAHGYLLHQFLSPLSNERTDEYGGSLENRARPVLEIVKGIRATLGEDFPILVRFSATDWLEGAWDEHDTARVASWAKEAGADLFDISSGGNAAAKIPVGLGYQVPLAESVRREGDVETGAVGLIVGAQQAEEIVSSGRSDVVFVGREFLRDPHFALRAAFELGVELDYFPQQYHRAPFHA
- a CDS encoding hemolysin family protein, which gives rise to MSDWWGIVWLVVLLIGNAFFVGAEFAVISARRSSIEPKAEAGNRAAKTTLYAMEHATLMLATSQLGITVCSLLILNVSEPSIHHLLAGPLGLTGWTTEVIDTVGFVITLLLVSFLHVVFGEMVPKNLSFSVPDRAALLLAPPLVFVARVFRVVIVTLNWLTNLVLKAFRVEPKSEATSAFTVEEVQTIVAQSQREGVLMDTTGTLRAAFEFTEKRVLDIAVTMDGLVTLSEAATPAEVERAVAQRGFSRYVLVDDRGEPTGYLHLKDVLDIDADEFFDPVPPKRIRQLISIYEGTELEDALATMRRAGIHVARSFDADGTTRGVLFLEDIIEELVGEVQDATTRRP
- a CDS encoding hemolysin family protein, encoding MNEWILLGLGLVLTIGTGLFVASEFSLVNLDRADLEARQNRGEKRLGTTIGALKVTSTHLSSAQLGITLTTLLTGYTMEPAISTLIEDPFRSAGVSLVVVDVVAPIVSIVFATLLSMIIGELVPKNFALALPLATAKLVMPFQVGFTRVFRPAVALLNGTANVVLRSIGIEPKEELSGARTAEELSSLVRRSAFEGSLDLDTATLLARTLVFSDHTASDVMTPRPRVTSVSRTDSAETVLERARRTGYSRFPVTDDDIDDIVGLVHVKQAVSVPREKRRDVPVSALQTEAIRVPETMKLDNLLSEVRGKGYQMAVVVDEYGGTAGVVTLEDLIEELVGEVSDEHDRSRVDVVRSRDWLTFPGLLRPDELLERAGVRVPDEGPYETVGGWLMSELGHLPRIGDVVEAAEGAFRVERLEGRRIDRIRYTPTVDETRAEAPAVPTTQEAGR
- a CDS encoding GuaB1 family IMP dehydrogenase-related protein, with the translated sequence MRYYETTPTHDLTYSDVFLVPSRSSVASRLDVSLAPNDGTGATIPLVSANMNSVTGPRLAATLARRGGLGVLPQDMHLQDLDGAIRWVKAQPVGFDTPYAMAPHDTVADALAKLPPVDGQGIVLHDSDGSYAGCIAASRLATAPRDALLGDLVHGALTSIDADDIDGPRAAFDLLVAADIDFAPVLHNGHVIGTLSRKSALRSTLYRPAVDAGGRLRVAAAVGINGDVAVKARALAAAGVDVLVLDTAHGHQESMLRAIAEVAALGLGLPIVAGNVVTAESVRHLVSAGADIVKVGVGPGAMCTTRMMTAVGRPQFSAVLEASETARALGAHVWADGGVRYPRDVALALAAGAASVMIGSWFAGTIEAPGELDADESGRVFKESWGMASTKAVQSRFERLDPYELARKTLFAEGISSSRIYLDPQRPSVEDLLDMITSGVRSSFTYAGARTREEFAERALVGIQSAAGYEEGKALPVSW